The sequence ATGGCTTGCAGGAGCAACTTGGCTGAGGGTTGATATTGGCTGAGTGTCCAATAGGCGGTTCCTAAGTTGGTTTGGAGGAGGGCATAGTTGAGGGGGTCTTGTTGCGGGGTATAACATTCCATCGCCTCAGTATAGGCAGTAATGGCGGCTTTGAGATGAGGAATGGGGTGAGTTTTTTGGGCGAGTTTCCAATAGGTGGTTCCGAGGTTATTTTGAATTGTGGCATAATCTTGGATCTCAGAAGCATCAATTTTAGTCTTGTTTAACTTGAAGTAGGATAAGGCTTCTGTATAGGCAATTAAGGATTGTTCTAAGTTTTCAATGGGATCTCGCAGGTTGGCTAAATCGCTGTAGGCTGTTCCTAGGTTTTTTTGGATTTTGATGATCAGGTGGGGTTGAACTTCGGGGTCAATTTTCATTAAAGCATTTTGATAGAAAATAATGCTTTGTTCTAAATCGGAAACTACATCGGCTGAAGAATTTTTCTCTGGAAACCGTTGGCGAAATCGCATCCAATACAAGGTTCCTAAGTCATTACAGATATCAATAGAGTCCGGGGAATGATTTAACAATAACTCGGTTTCTGGAACAATTTCTAAGGCTTTTTCATAGGCTTGAATGGCAAGGGTATAGTTGAGTTCTGAATTGTCTCCGGCTACAATGCGATCGCGGTAAATTGTTCCTAATTGGCGATAAGCTTGACCCAGGGAGAAGGTATCGGACTGTTGTTGTAGGTACTGAATCTGATCCAGGAGTTGTTTTAAAGGATCGGATATTGTCTCGTCTAGGTGTGCAGGAACCCCAGGAGAATTTAAGGGAATCGTCTCTGATTCTACATCGCTGGGGGTTGGATCACTCATCCATTGAAATAATCCGGTTCGTCTGTGCCAAAACTCCGGTGCTGATTGTTGAATACAGCATAACCAAGGGGAAGAAATCCACAGCACTAAGCTACATTCTAAGCTGTCAAGATGCTGTTCTAGGGTGCGTAAATGCCGTAAAAATGACCATTGTATCGCCGGAGGTTGGCGGGTGAGATGTTCAACGCCTAAAATTTGAAATCCGAGCAATGATTTAGGGTCAGAATTAGATGAATTTTGAGCATACCATTGGGTAATTGCTTCAAAGGGATTAGGATCGTTTAAATCCAGTTTTAAATTAATTAAGGGTGAAAAAAGCGGGGAATTTAAACTGTGTTGGGCGGTTAAGATCGTCTGATTTTGGGCTAACAAATCTTTTTCTAATTGGAGTATCAGATAATTCCGCAACTTTAAGTTATCACAAACTGCAATAAAAATTTGATGGCGAAGTTGTAAACGGAGCGCCTGTTGTAAACGATGATAAGTTTGCTGATCAGTTTCCGATAATAGAATAGAAGAACTGTTGCTCGTCGCCATTGTCAATCATTTAGCCATTACACACCTCTATTTCTATTCTTCTATCAAGTTGTTCTGGCTCAGGAGGAGGCGACTTTTTAACGGTTATTTAAGAATAGTAAAAATTTTCACAGAACCCGCCCCTACTCTTAAAATTCCCTATTTTCCATAAGGACGAGTTCAATTGTATCTTGAGAGGTTAACAAAAAATTCCCAAAACCCATCTGGACTGAAGCGTTGATATTTTAGGATATGGAAGCAGCGAGGACGACTAAACCTCCGACTAAGGCAATCCCAGCAATACCAGCAATCAGATAATTCCGTTTTTGTGAACTCGTGGGGGGTTCGGCTGTGTAAACTTTAGGTTCGACCGCGAAGTTATTGAGTCGTCCACCCTCTTCTTTTATATAAGGCATGAGTAAAAATCCATAGATTACTATCTAGGATCAACCATAACAAAAATTTACACAAAAGGGAAACATTAACGGGTAATTGTACCTGTTAAGGGGGAAGAGGCTTCAGCATAGGTCTTGACCGGGATGCGTCCGGCGAGATAAGCTAAACGTCCGGCTTCGGTGGCCATTCCCATGGCTTTTGCCATGACTATTGGATTTTGGGCTAAAGCGATGGCTGAATTAATTAATAACGCATCCGCTCCCATTTCCATGGCTAAGGTGGCTTCACTGGGTGCACCAATGCCCGCATCCACGACAACGGGAATTTTGGCATTATCGATAATAATGGCAATATTGGCGGCGTTCCTAATTCCTTGTCCTGAACCAATGGGAGATCCTAATGGCATCACCGTTGCACAGCCAGC comes from Planktothrix sp. FACHB-1365 and encodes:
- the psb34 gene encoding photosystem II assembly protein Psb34, encoding MPYIKEEGGRLNNFAVEPKVYTAEPPTSSQKRNYLIAGIAGIALVGGLVVLAASIS
- a CDS encoding tetratricopeptide repeat protein: MATSNSSSILLSETDQQTYHRLQQALRLQLRHQIFIAVCDNLKLRNYLILQLEKDLLAQNQTILTAQHSLNSPLFSPLINLKLDLNDPNPFEAITQWYAQNSSNSDPKSLLGFQILGVEHLTRQPPAIQWSFLRHLRTLEQHLDSLECSLVLWISSPWLCCIQQSAPEFWHRRTGLFQWMSDPTPSDVESETIPLNSPGVPAHLDETISDPLKQLLDQIQYLQQQSDTFSLGQAYRQLGTIYRDRIVAGDNSELNYTLAIQAYEKALEIVPETELLLNHSPDSIDICNDLGTLYWMRFRQRFPEKNSSADVVSDLEQSIIFYQNALMKIDPEVQPHLIIKIQKNLGTAYSDLANLRDPIENLEQSLIAYTEALSYFKLNKTKIDASEIQDYATIQNNLGTTYWKLAQKTHPIPHLKAAITAYTEAMECYTPQQDPLNYALLQTNLGTAYWTLSQYQPSAKLLLQAIHAYHQALTYRTSASAPIACAATYNNLGIAYWHLANHYQKSEIRAKFFKRAIAAYQKALSIASALSPTQLTFDPLATHNNLGLTHYHLATDSNFPLSKATRISLLEVALKHHLQADINGSSQLEKQQPAEGVIPNSKITEHHQTTLSYLLRTIRAFYNESGLQGQNQALSQIPGHLLPEILRAL